The sequence CTGTCTAATCACCGCTGGTACTATGAGCGATTCAGCGAGTACCCGCCCGGAAGAAAGGCACTGATACCGTATCTGGTCTGAGCACGAATGAGCCGTTCTATTGAAGTACTGGACCGTCTGTTTCAGAGGGTCGTGGTGGTTAGTCTTCTCGCGGGAACTTCAGGGCTCGTACAGGCGCAGCAAGACGATCTTGCTACCGAAATACGTGCGCTGGTGGATACGGTAGAAACGGCGAGCTGGGTGCAGACTAGCTGGGAGCGGTCGGGTCGGCAGGAGGAACACACATCTGCCCGGTGCCTATGGGCCGGACAGGACAACATGAGACTGGATGTGTTCGACGGCAAAGGTAAGGGTGCGACGGCGATCCTGTTTGACGGGAGGGTCTACGGATACAAGCGCGGGCTGCTGAGCTTTATAAAACGCTCCTTTGAGTTATCCCACAAGCGTGTTCGGTCGCTCCGCGGCAACCAGATGTCGCAGAACGGATTCCTTGACGATCTGGGATTCGTTCTGGACGTGTGGGACACCGTGATTTTGGAGCAGTTGACGCCTGAGAGAACTGCCATCAGCTACGTCGATGCGGACTCTCTAAATTCCACCTTGCACCTGCTTCGGAACCCGCTGCGAGTAATCCTGCACGAGCGTGCGGAAGAGCAGCAGGTTGTGGAGCGATATCACTACTCGGAAATAGATTATAATCTTACGATTGATCCTGAGCTTCTGCTCCCCTGACCATTCGCGTCGGCATGCCTGACTTCGATGTTATTACTGTTGGTGCCGGCCACAACGGCCTCATCGCTTCAGCATACCTGGCTCAGGCCGGTTATCGAGTCGCCGTGTTCGAACGTCGCGATATTGTTGGCGGAGCGGTTTCGACGCAAGAGATCGTACCGGGCTACAAGTTCGATCTGGGTGGAAGCGCACACATACTGATTCGTCTGACGCCGATCATCGAAGAGCTGGGGCTGTCACAGTTTGGACTTGACTATCTCGAACTGGACCCTCTGTTCTTCGCGCCCTTCCCGGATGGCGATTCATTCTACATCTATCGAGATGTGGACCGAACATGCAACGAACTGGAGAACCGTTATCCTGGTGAAGGAGACGCCTACAGGAAGTTCGTGAACGACTGGACACCGTTCTCGACCAGGGTGAAGGAGGTGTTTCTCTCGACTCCGAGTCCCTTTCAGGTGGGCAAACGATTTGTCGGTGGTCGCGACAGGTCGGTCAATTGGCAAACGCAGCTTTCCTCCATACTCAAGCCGTACGGTGAAGTCGTATCCGACTACTTCACGGAACCGAAACTGGGTGCGGCGCTGGCCTGGATGGCGGCTCAGTCCGGTCCCCCGCCGACGGAGCCACTGACAGCTCCGTTCCTGCTCTGGCACCCGTTGTATCACGAGAGCGGTATCGCACGTCCGCGCGGCGGATCCGGGATGCTCACGGTTGCGCTGCAGAGACACATTGAATCGTATGGGGGTACCGTTTCTACCGGGTGTCCTGTCGAGGAGATCCTCGTTCAGAATCGACGGGCGGTGGGTGTCAGGATCGGTCGTGTAAAACACACAGCCCGAGCCGTGATAGGCGCGACTCACGCACTCGAATCGCTTGGTCGATTGCTGCCGGAAGAGCATCGGCCAAGCCACGCGCTAAAGAGCATGCGGCCCGGCAACGGTTTTGGTGCCGTGCTGAGACTGGCGCTCGACAAGCCCGTTCGCTACGCTGCCGATCCGTCTGATGACGCGAGGACGGCGCTGCAGCTTGTCTGTCCGAGTGTTCAGACCATCAGTAGTGCATACGGTGACTATCTCAAAGGCCAGCCCGCCAAGGATCCCCCCATTGTTGCAATGTCATTCAGTGCCGTTGACGATTCTCTGGCTCCGCCGGGCGGTGAGGTCCTCTGGTTGTGGGCTCAATACTATCCGTACGAGTTGGCGAATGGGCAACGGTGGGATGAGATTCAGGGTGCAGTCCGCGACTCGATACTGGACCAGTTCGAACGATACGCACCCGGCACCCGGGATAGCATTGTCGGTGAGTTGTTTCAGCACCCCGAGTGGCTTGAACGCGAACTGGGACTGATCCGTGGGAACGTGATGCATCTGGAAATGAGTCTGGATCAGATGTTCATGCTTCGTCCCGCCCTCGGGATGTCAGGGTATCGCAGCCATCTGAAGGGTCTCTACCTGACTGGTGCCAGCACGCACCCCGGCGGCGGCATTATGGGAGCGTCGGGACGCAACGCGGCAAGCGTGATTCTCAAGGATCTGTGATTTAGATCGCTGCCTGGCCGACGCCCGAGGGTTGCGGATCTGCACATCGGCGTTTGTGGTTCGCGTATTCCAGTTGGCATTGGGACGCGGGCCCGGCCTCGAGGCAATGTGGACTGTCACGTGGGATGGCGTTCTATATATTGACCTGTACAAACCTCATTACAACAGTCATTCCGTTGTATTTACGTCTTTTCCTTTGGAGCCTCGTCGCCGCTCTGGCTGCAGGTCCGTCTGCTGCCCAGGATCAGCCCACCGGCGGCGCACTTGCGGTCTTTCTTGACTGTGACCGCTGCGACTTTAGTTATATCCGACGAGAGATTACGTTCGTGAACTACGTTCGCGACCGCACAGAGGCGCAGGTACACATCCTGGTGACGACAGAACGTGCGGGCGCCGGGCGGGCCTACACGCTAGATTTCATCGGACTAGGGAGGTTCGCTGGACTTGTCGACACGCTGCGATACACGTCAAGCGACACGGATACCGACGATGAGCGCAGATCAGGTCTTGCGCAAACGATCAGGCTTGGACTCGTGCGGTATGTGGCTCGCACTCCGCTTGCGACTCAGATCGGTATCCAGTTTGACGAGTCCCGGTCGGATCTTAACCAGGCATCGCCCGAAGATGACCCGTGGAATTTCTGGGTCTTCCGCGTCGGACTTGATGGTTCGGTCGATGTCGAGGACGTCACAGACGATTACGAAATCGACGGCGACGTGCACGTCAGCAGAGTTACTGAGGACTGGAAGATTCGTCTGTCGGTCGACGGCAGCTATGAGGAAGAGAACTTTGATCTCGAAGACGGCACCGTCACAAGCACTCGGCGTGACGGGAGCGTTCGCGGACTTGTCGTTAGAAGTCTGAACCGCCATTGGTCGGCCGGCGGCTTTGTTCGTCTGAGCACTTCGTCGTTCAACAACACGGCGTTCTCTGCGTCAATCTCGCCATCACTCGAGTTCAATCTGTTCCCGTACTCGGAGTCGAGTCGGCGTCAGATTCGGTTTTCGTACTTCCTCGACCTGCGGTCTTTCGACTACGAGGAATTGACCGTCTTTGACAAGTCGAGTGAAGTGTTGCTGCATCAACAGTTCGCCACCCGCCTGGAATTCCAACAGCCCTGGGGTGAAGCATCCGCATCGTTCGAGGCGTCGAGCTATCTGACCGACTTCGACCAAAGCCTGCTGGATCTTTATCGACTTCAGTTCTTCGGTTTTGTGCAGGTACGCCTGGTCCGTGGACTGTCGCTTTTCGCCTTCGGACGGATCTCTCACATCCGAGACCAGATCTTCCTTTCGAGAGAGGAAGCGTCGCAAGAGGAAATTCTCCTCGGCAGCGTGCGTTTGCCAACCTCGTTTGAATATCGCCTCTCCGTCGGTCTAAGCTACACGTTCGGATCGATCTACAATAACATCGTCAATCCCCGATTTGGATCTTGACAGGCCGAGAGCGTTGCTGCGTCTGTCAACCGCCTTTGGGAGCGTATCGTGTTGTTCTACACGGTTCGCTGCTCGTGTGATTCTCAAGGATCTCTAATTCTTCCCTTGACATGAATATCTACGAGTCGTACTTCGCTTGAGTTGACAGGCTTTAATACTTGATGAGTACTGAGATGCAGACGTACCAACGATTGGTTGTTGCCGCGGCCTTTTTGCTAGGGGCGTGCGGTGCACACGCACAGATCGTCGAGGACCCTTACATGTGGCTTGAGGATGTCGATGGAAGCGACGCGATGAAGTGGGTTGAAGCGCGTAACCAGGAGACTGTGGGCATCCTGGCAGAGCATCCATCATTCGATACAATCTTTGACACGAACCTTGAAATACTGAATTCGAACGAACGGATTCCGTACGTGGCCATTCGCGGAAATTACGTCTACAATTTCTGGCAGGACGCGACTCACGAGAAGGGTATCTGGCGCCGGACGACGCTGGCTGATTACATCTCGGACGATCCGACGTGGGATGTGGTGCTCGACATCGATGCGCTGGCAGCCGAAGAAGAGGAAAACTGGGTGTGGAAAGGCGCATCCTGTCTGTATCCGGCATACCAGAGGTGCGTGGTGAACCTCTCTCGTGGCGGTGCGGATGCGACAGTCCGTCGGGAATTCGACGTTGAAGCAAAATCCTTCGTCGGGGACGGCTTCTCTCTTAGAGAGTCCAAGGGAGGCACATCATGGCTGGACGAGAACACGCTCTACGTCGGCATCGATTTCGGTGAGGGTACCCTGACAACGTCCGGCTACCCGAGGTTTGCGAAGATCTGGAAGAGGGGTACTCCCCTTTCCGACGCGAAGACGGTCTACGAGGGCGACGTTACCGATGTCGGGTCGTGGGCCAGCGTCGACCACACACCCGAGGGCGACTATGAGTTTGTGACGCGGGCTGTCACCTTTTTTGAATCGGAGACCCTCGTCCGCCTGGGAGACAAGATGGTCAAACTGGACCTTCCCGCAGACGCCAATATGTACGGCATCTTCAAGGGCCAGATGCTGGTTGCACTTAAATCAGACTGGGAGGTCGGAGAGACTACGCATCCGCAGGGTGCACTCATTAGCATCGACTTCGACGATTTCCTTGCGGGCAGTAGGAGCTTCAATCGAATTGTAGTCCCGGATGAGCGCTCGTCGGTGGCCGGGGTGAGTACCACGAAGAACTTGTTGTTGATCAACATGCTGGAAAATGTGCGAAGCAAGCTCTACGAGTATCGCCTCGGCGACGATGGTTGGGAGAGCACGCAGGTGGATGCGCCCGAGTTCGGTACCCTCAGCCTGTCCAGCTCCGACGAGAATTCAGACACGTACTTCTTCAACTATAACGGTTTTCTGACTCCCAGCTCGCTCTTCCTCGTCGAGCATCGTGACGATGGTCGGCACGTCAATCAGGCCAAGAGCCTGCCGGCGTTCTTTGACGCATCGTCCATGGTTGCTGAGCAATTCGACGCGGAGTCGGCGGATGGAACGCAGGTTCCGTACTTCGTCGTTCGCGGAAAGGATCAGGTGTTCGACGGCTCCAATCCCACGTTGCTTTACGGCTACGGCGGATTCGAGGTGTCAATGAGACCGTCTTACTCTGCGACCCGCGGCAAGGCGTGGTTATCAGAAGGCGGTGTGTTCATACTCGCCAACATTCGCGGTGGCGGCGAGTTTGGGCCTCGCTGGCACCAGTCGGCTCTCAAGGAAAACCGGCAGAGAGCGTTTGACGACTTCATAGCCGTCGCCGAGGACGTGATAAAGCGAAAGATCACGTCGCCCCGGCACCTGGGAATAATGGGCGGGAGCAATGGCGGCCTTCTCGTAGGAGCGGCTTTTACTCAGCGGCCTGATCTTTTCAACGCCGTGGTGTGCCAGGTGCCGCTACTGGATATGAAACGCTACAACAAGTTGCTGGCTGGCGCGTCATGGATGGCGGAATACGGCAATCCAGACATTGATGAGGAGTGGGAATACATCAAGAAGTATTCGCCGTATCACAACGTGTCGAAGTCCACCGCGTATCCGGAGGTCCTGTTCGTCACTTCAACGCGAGATGACCGGGTGCACCCGGCACACGCCCGAAAGATGGCCGCCCAGATGTTGGACATGGGTCATCCCGTGTACTACTACGAGAATACGGAAGGGGGTCATGCCGCGGCGACGAACAACAAGCAGCGAGCGTACATGAGTGCACTGTCGTACGCCTATCTCTGGAAGAAACTGGCTCCCGGCGAGGCCAACATGGTGAAGCCGTCCTCAGGAGGTTAGGATTGCACTCCAGTCAACTGGCTGGTCGGGATTCAAGAGTGGCACATCGGGGCGTTCCAGCTGGCCTGGGGCTCGCTCCGGTCCGCAATTGAAGAGGACGACCCTGTCCGATGGCGACAGCCAGCCCGACTCGACCAGCTTGAGAGCTGCACCGATGCACGCTGCTGACTCCGGGCCAATAGAGAGGCCGGTGGACCTCTGCCCTATCAACATCCATTCGAGGATTCGTTCTTCCTCGACGGCAACGGCTGTACCGTTACTTTCACGAAGTGCTTCAAGGATGAGGAAATCGCCGGTCGTTGAGGGGACCCGCAATCCTGAGGCCACCGTCGCCGCACCTTCAAAGAAGACACAGTGATCCTTTCCGGCCAACCACGCCTTCTCGATCGGGTTACAGCCAGTGGACTGAACGGCCACCATCCGCGGGAGTTTGTCCGAAGCGAGCCAGCCCAGTTCCTTCAACTCGTGGAACGCTTTCCACATTCCGATAAGACCGGTCCCCCCGCCGGTGGGATACAGGATGACGTCCGGCAACGTCCACTCACACTGCTCTGCGAGTTCGAAGCCCATGGTCTTCTTCCCTTCCAGTCGGTAGGGTTCCCGCAACGTACTGAAGTCAAACCACCTGGCCGCTTCCTTGCCTTCCTGAACCAGGCGGGCGCAATCGGATATGACTCCTTCGACAAGAACCAGATGGGCTCCGGTCGCCGTGTGATGCTGGTTGTGAAGTGGAGCGTCCGATGGCATGAACACAAAAGCCTCAATGTTCGCTTTCGCCGCATACGCCGCGAGCGCAGCCCCCGCGTTGCCGGCCGTGGGCATCGCTATTCTTCGGATTCCCAGTTCGCGCGCCATGCTAACCGCCACCGCCATACCCCGACTCTTGAAGGATCCGGTGGGCAGAACCGTCTCGTCCTTGATCCACAGATCATTCAGGCCAAGATGCTGTCCAAGCGCATCCTGCCGCGTGGTCGGCGTCATCATTTCGCCCAACGTGATGCACTGACGCGAATGCTCAAGGGGAAGGAGCTCCTCGTAACGCCAGAGCGAAGGGGGGCGATCAGCGAGGTGCTCAGGAGAGACTGAGGATCGAATTTCCGCAAGGTCGTATTGAGCCAGTAGAGGACGGCCCAGGTGGTTCGACTGGATTGTTCGCCGAGGAAACCGCGCCCCGTCGACGGGACTCATGAGATGGGTCAGATTTGACACGTGGTGCGGCCCGATTGTCGGTTGTGGTGGCGCAATATAGGGTCGGTCTGCTGCCCCGCAAGATCTGGTAGTGACCGATTCACATGGTTGCTGCCGCCGGAGCTAGGTGTCCTCGCGCAGTGTCTCGATGATCCGTGTGGCAACTTCTTGCACACCTTTGACCACAGGTAAGCTCAACTCATCTCCTGCATCAAACCTCTGCCCTTCGATTGCGAACACGGTCACCTCAGGCGGCAGCGTCCCCAGGGCACGGGCCACCTCCAGCGCTTCGGCGAGCCCAAACGCATGAGTTGAGTAGTTGAAGAATCGCACCGGAAGCGACACCCTGGAAACGTCAAACTCCCGGACCGTACCCGGTACTCCACCGGAACGCGACGCATCCGCGAGGATCACCCTGTCGAATGGTGCCATGGCATCGATGATCTCGGTGCCCTCACCGGGCAATTCGATCACGGTGATCGAATCGGGCAGCCCGGCCAGACGTCGTGCTACGGCAATGCCAGCAGAGTCGTCTCCGCGGTACTCGTTTCCAATGCCGATTACCGCCACTCGCCCTGCGTCATTCATCTCGTTCGAGATCAAGCCGAAGGAAGTGGCATGAGCAGGAGATGCACGGGTCATAGTTCCGGATGGCCTGCTCGCATTTCCACGTGAGATCTTCAGTATTCAGATGAAGGTGTTGAGTCACGAACTCTCGCAAATCGGCTTCTATCGACTTCTGATTCTGCGAGGTGGGCGGTACAATGGTAGCGTCACGGATTGTGCCGTCATAGTCAATCCGGTAGCGATGCCAGCAGATGCCACGTGGCGCCTCGGTACAGCCGAAGCCTACGGCCGGTCGAGGTGTCGTTTCTACGAACGGATGCGTCGGTTCCTTGTACCTGTCGATAAGCTGCAGACCGAGATCGCACGCGTGGAGCAGCTCGACCGCTCGAACCTGGATACTTCTGAAGGGGTTGTTACACTCACGTCCCGGTCCGATCTCGATGGCTGCTTCGCGGGCGCCGTCAGTCAGTTGATCAAAGCTCAGATTATACCGCGCCAGAGGCCCGACCATGTACGCGCCTCTGTCTCTGAGCACCGCATGCAACGACGTCGAATGTTTAACGTGCTCCTCCACGAAGTGCGACTTGAACTCATATATCGGGATGTCCAGTCCACGATTCGATCGCAGTCGCCCGTCGAGGACGGCGTACTCATCCGGATGTGACAGAGCGACGTACTCATACTCTTGCTCGAAGTCCGGGTACGTGAGCGTCTTGAGCAACTCAAGCGTCTCAATGGACGCAGACCGTGCCCACTCCAGCTCCGGTTTGAGCTCCGCGAGTTCAGTTGCTGTCGGTACGCGATAGAATCCTCCAACACGCACGTTGATCGGGTGTACCTCGCGGCCACCAAGTACCGACATCAGCATGTTGCCGATCTTCTTGAGTCTGAGACCCATCGCAACGGCGTCTTTGTGCTCGGCAGCCATTCCGATAGCGTCGTCGTAGCCGAGGAAGTCGGGCAGATGAAGCATGAAAATGTGGAGGGCGTGGCTCTCGATCCACTCTCCACAGTAGATCAACTGACGCAGGTCGCGCAAGACGCCGTCCACACGGACGCCGCACGCTTCCTCCATCGCGTGGGAGGCTCCGAGTTGGTACGCAATCGGACAGATCCCGCAGATGCGTGCCGTGATATCGGGAGCCTCGAGATAGTTTCGTCCCCGCAACAGTGCTTCGAAGAATCGTGGCGGCTCAAAAATCTTCAGCTTTGCATCAACCACCCGGTTGTTCTTCACCCGCACGTGAAGCGCCCCTTCACCCTCCACGCGAGCCAGCAGTCCAACCCGTAATGTCCGATTCTGAGTCGTCCCGTTCTTAGACATCTCGCTCCTGTGCCTCACTTTCTCGTCGAAATGCGCGCGCCGCCGCCGTAAAGGTTCTGAACAGCCGTGCGACGTCACGGGGTTGACTGCCGTTGCTCGCCAGCCACCTTCCAAGAGCCTCTGTGTTGGCTCCATCGCCTGGTCCAAAGCAACCGTAGCAGCCCCTGTTGTATGCGGGGCAGAGGGCGCCGCATCCGGCGTGGGTTACTGGTCCCAGGCATGGCTGTCCGTGTGCGACCATCACGCAGATCGTGCCACGCCGCTTACACTCTGTGCACACTGTATAACCCGGAATGTTTGGCTCCCGGTCATTCAGGTACGCGCTCAGCAGTTCAACCAGTTGATACTTGTCGATCGGACAGCCGTGCAACTCGTAGTCAACGGGGACGTGATATGAGATGGGCGTCGACACGCGGAGCGTCTCGATGTACTCGGGATGGGCGTACACAAGGGGGATCATCTCCTTCACATCCCCGAAATTCCTCAGCGCCTGAATTCCGCCTGCCGTGGCGCACGCACCGATCGTGACAAGCAGCTTCGACTTCCGGCGGATAGCGTGAATCCGCTCGGCGTCATGTGGCGTCGTGATTGAACCCTCCACCAGCGAGATGTCGTACGGGCCTCGCACGACAGCCCGGGTCGCCTCCGGGAAGTAGGCGATAGTGACCTGCCCCGCGACCTCCAGCAGTTCATCTTCGCAGTCAAGCAGACTAAGCTGGCATCCATCGCACGACGCGAACTTCCACACAGCCAGCTTTGGTTTCTTCCGGGTTGCCATATGTATCTGGTTCAGGATTCTGCTCCTGGCAATTACAGTTCTCGAACGGCGAGCCACTTCTCAACGATGTCGAGTCGAAGGACCGGACCGTCTCGGCAGATGATTTCCGGACCAAACTGGCAGTGCCCGCAGAGGCCAATCCCGCACTTCATATTTCTTTCCATCGAAACGTAGACTCGCCGGAAGTCAACACCACGCGCCTCAAAAGAATGGGCCGCGAAGTGCATCATGATTTCCGGGCCACACATCAGAACCACGCAATCACTCGGGTCGAAAGAGAGTCCGGGGATCAGTGATGTGATAAGACCGACATTGCCTTCCCATTCCGGTGGCGCGCGGTCTACCGTCACGTGGACCTCAAAATCGTCGCGAGCGGTCCACACCTTCAGTTCTTCCGCATACAGAACGTCGCCCGGACTACGCGCACCGTGAACCAGAATGACACGTCTGAACCGGTCGCGGTTGCGGAGTGCCGCATAGACTACCGATCGTACGGGCGCAAGCCCGATGCCACCGGCGACGATCAGGAGGTCGCGACCCAGCGCTTCGTCCATGGGCCATGGTGTGCCGAGCGGTCCGCGTACGCCGATGGCGTCGCCGACCTTGAGCATCGACATGCGTCGCGTGACCGCCCCGACGGCTCGAGTCGTATGCGTTACGACGGCCGAGTTCTTGTCGCTGCCCGAGATAGAGATGGGCACCTCCCCTACGCCGAAGACGTAGAGCATATTGAACTGTCCGGGAGAGAAGTGGAAAGGGCTGCCGCTGTTGAGTTTGATGTCGATAGTGAATGTATCGCTCGTCTCCTGGATGCGGCGCGTAATCGTGCCGGAGTACGGCAGCATCGGCTCGTGTGAGTTGATTACCTGCATTCTGCCTGCCTACCGGTAAATGTCGACGAGTGTCATC is a genomic window of Rhodothermales bacterium containing:
- a CDS encoding threonine synthase — its product is MSPVDGARFPRRTIQSNHLGRPLLAQYDLAEIRSSVSPEHLADRPPSLWRYEELLPLEHSRQCITLGEMMTPTTRQDALGQHLGLNDLWIKDETVLPTGSFKSRGMAVAVSMARELGIRRIAMPTAGNAGAALAAYAAKANIEAFVFMPSDAPLHNQHHTATGAHLVLVEGVISDCARLVQEGKEAARWFDFSTLREPYRLEGKKTMGFELAEQCEWTLPDVILYPTGGGTGLIGMWKAFHELKELGWLASDKLPRMVAVQSTGCNPIEKAWLAGKDHCVFFEGAATVASGLRVPSTTGDFLILEALRESNGTAVAVEEERILEWMLIGQRSTGLSIGPESAACIGAALKLVESGWLSPSDRVVLFNCGPERAPGQLERPDVPLLNPDQPVDWSAILTS
- a CDS encoding S9 family peptidase, which codes for MQTYQRLVVAAAFLLGACGAHAQIVEDPYMWLEDVDGSDAMKWVEARNQETVGILAEHPSFDTIFDTNLEILNSNERIPYVAIRGNYVYNFWQDATHEKGIWRRTTLADYISDDPTWDVVLDIDALAAEEEENWVWKGASCLYPAYQRCVVNLSRGGADATVRREFDVEAKSFVGDGFSLRESKGGTSWLDENTLYVGIDFGEGTLTTSGYPRFAKIWKRGTPLSDAKTVYEGDVTDVGSWASVDHTPEGDYEFVTRAVTFFESETLVRLGDKMVKLDLPADANMYGIFKGQMLVALKSDWEVGETTHPQGALISIDFDDFLAGSRSFNRIVVPDERSSVAGVSTTKNLLLINMLENVRSKLYEYRLGDDGWESTQVDAPEFGTLSLSSSDENSDTYFFNYNGFLTPSSLFLVEHRDDGRHVNQAKSLPAFFDASSMVAEQFDAESADGTQVPYFVVRGKDQVFDGSNPTLLYGYGGFEVSMRPSYSATRGKAWLSEGGVFILANIRGGGEFGPRWHQSALKENRQRAFDDFIAVAEDVIKRKITSPRHLGIMGGSNGGLLVGAAFTQRPDLFNAVVCQVPLLDMKRYNKLLAGASWMAEYGNPDIDEEWEYIKKYSPYHNVSKSTAYPEVLFVTSTRDDRVHPAHARKMAAQMLDMGHPVYYYENTEGGHAAATNNKQRAYMSALSYAYLWKKLAPGEANMVKPSSGG
- a CDS encoding hydrogenase maturation protease, whose translation is MNDAGRVAVIGIGNEYRGDDSAGIAVARRLAGLPDSITVIELPGEGTEIIDAMAPFDRVILADASRSGGVPGTVREFDVSRVSLPVRFFNYSTHAFGLAEALEVARALGTLPPEVTVFAIEGQRFDAGDELSLPVVKGVQEVATRIIETLREDT
- a CDS encoding Ni/Fe hydrogenase subunit alpha, translated to MSKNGTTQNRTLRVGLLARVEGEGALHVRVKNNRVVDAKLKIFEPPRFFEALLRGRNYLEAPDITARICGICPIAYQLGASHAMEEACGVRVDGVLRDLRQLIYCGEWIESHALHIFMLHLPDFLGYDDAIGMAAEHKDAVAMGLRLKKIGNMLMSVLGGREVHPINVRVGGFYRVPTATELAELKPELEWARSASIETLELLKTLTYPDFEQEYEYVALSHPDEYAVLDGRLRSNRGLDIPIYEFKSHFVEEHVKHSTSLHAVLRDRGAYMVGPLARYNLSFDQLTDGAREAAIEIGPGRECNNPFRSIQVRAVELLHACDLGLQLIDRYKEPTHPFVETTPRPAVGFGCTEAPRGICWHRYRIDYDGTIRDATIVPPTSQNQKSIEADLREFVTQHLHLNTEDLTWKCEQAIRNYDPCISCSCHFLRLDLERDE
- a CDS encoding NAD(P)/FAD-dependent oxidoreductase — protein: MPDFDVITVGAGHNGLIASAYLAQAGYRVAVFERRDIVGGAVSTQEIVPGYKFDLGGSAHILIRLTPIIEELGLSQFGLDYLELDPLFFAPFPDGDSFYIYRDVDRTCNELENRYPGEGDAYRKFVNDWTPFSTRVKEVFLSTPSPFQVGKRFVGGRDRSVNWQTQLSSILKPYGEVVSDYFTEPKLGAALAWMAAQSGPPPTEPLTAPFLLWHPLYHESGIARPRGGSGMLTVALQRHIESYGGTVSTGCPVEEILVQNRRAVGVRIGRVKHTARAVIGATHALESLGRLLPEEHRPSHALKSMRPGNGFGAVLRLALDKPVRYAADPSDDARTALQLVCPSVQTISSAYGDYLKGQPAKDPPIVAMSFSAVDDSLAPPGGEVLWLWAQYYPYELANGQRWDEIQGAVRDSILDQFERYAPGTRDSIVGELFQHPEWLERELGLIRGNVMHLEMSLDQMFMLRPALGMSGYRSHLKGLYLTGASTHPGGGIMGASGRNAASVILKDL
- a CDS encoding FAD/NAD(P)-binding protein, with amino-acid sequence MQVINSHEPMLPYSGTITRRIQETSDTFTIDIKLNSGSPFHFSPGQFNMLYVFGVGEVPISISGSDKNSAVVTHTTRAVGAVTRRMSMLKVGDAIGVRGPLGTPWPMDEALGRDLLIVAGGIGLAPVRSVVYAALRNRDRFRRVILVHGARSPGDVLYAEELKVWTARDDFEVHVTVDRAPPEWEGNVGLITSLIPGLSFDPSDCVVLMCGPEIMMHFAAHSFEARGVDFRRVYVSMERNMKCGIGLCGHCQFGPEIICRDGPVLRLDIVEKWLAVREL
- a CDS encoding oxidoreductase; the protein is MATRKKPKLAVWKFASCDGCQLSLLDCEDELLEVAGQVTIAYFPEATRAVVRGPYDISLVEGSITTPHDAERIHAIRRKSKLLVTIGACATAGGIQALRNFGDVKEMIPLVYAHPEYIETLRVSTPISYHVPVDYELHGCPIDKYQLVELLSAYLNDREPNIPGYTVCTECKRRGTICVMVAHGQPCLGPVTHAGCGALCPAYNRGCYGCFGPGDGANTEALGRWLASNGSQPRDVARLFRTFTAAARAFRRESEAQERDV